GACCAACGCCGGCCGCTGCCGCCCAGGGCTCTCCGGCTCGTGCTCCAGACCCGCCAACTGCTCCCGGATCACCCGCAACGGCAGATACTGATCCCGCTGCGCGGTCAGCACAAACCGCAGCCGGGCAACATCCTCCCAGCTGTACTTCCGGTAACCGGCCGGCGTACGTTGCGGCTCAACCAGGCCCTCGGCCTCCAGAAACCGCAACTTCGAGATCGTGGTGTCCGGAAACTCGACCCGCAGTTGAGCCAGCACCTCACCGATGCTCATCAGCGGCTGGGCCCGACCGGCCGCAGCCGTGGGCGCAGCCGCTGCCGCACGCTCATTCACCCCCGGCCGGCCTCCTCCTCCGGGCGCGGACCGGCGATGAAGACCAACCGGAACTTACCGATCTGCACCTCGTCGCCATTGCTCAAGGTGGCCGCCTCGACCCGCTCACGGTTGACGTAGGTCCCGTTCAAACTCCCCACGTCCCGGACGGTGAACGTACCCCCGTCCCGGTGGAACTCGGCGTGCCGCCGAGACACGGTCACGTCATCAAGGAAAATGTCACTGTCGGGATGCCGGCCACTGGTCGTCACGTCGTGATCCAACAGGAACCGGGCACCGGCGTTCGGGCCACGCCGAACAACCAGCAACGCCATGCCCGGAGGCAACGAGCCCGACATGCGACTCGGAACGACATCGGCATCCGGTCCCTCCAGCACTTCGTCAAGCGCGCCGAGGTTGAGCGTCGATGTGACGTCGAGTGGGGGGAACTCGTCGTCTGGCCGCGTCATGGGACCACCTCACGGATCTGTTCGGTCGGCGTCAGGGTGTGGCGGGTCTGGCCGCCGGGCTGCTAAAAGCCCAGCGGCTGGCTCTCCCGTGCCTGGGAAGGCAATTCCGCAACGCGCAACTATTGATTCTCGGTCGACTGAGCGAGCCTAGCCAGCGCCGAAATACAGGGCAACCAGACGCGCGGGCCGAGATCCGCCCGCGCGAAACCACACTCAGCTCTCGGTCAATTCCCGGTACGCCGCCGCGGAGAGCAGACCCTCGACCGCAGCCGGCCCACCAGGAGCGATCTCCACCAACCAACCCGCACCGTACGGATCGGTGTTGATCAACTCCGGAGTGTCCGTGAGCTCACCATTACGCGCCACCACCGTGCCACTCACCGGGGCGTAGATCTCCGAAACACTCTTCGTCGACTCGATCTCACCCAGGGACTCGCCCGCCTCGACCACGGCACCCTCCTCCGGAAGCTGCACGTAGACGATGTCACCCAACGCGTCCTGCGCGAAGTGGGTGATGCCCACCCGCACCGAACCGCTGCCGTCGCCCGCCACCCACTCGTGCTCGGCCGTGTAACGCAGGTCCTCAGGAATCACCAGCCGCGTCCTTCATCATCCTCGATCGGTACCGCACCCGGAAGGTACGGCCGCGCCCGGTCAGGAGACCGGGCGCGCGTGCTTCAGGTCCAACGGAGCACTCAGGGTCGACACGTCGACCACCTCCCGCTCCTGGACCGTCACGTTACCGCCGTCCCCAGTGACCGACGCGACCACCCCGCCCGGAATGTTCAACGCGGTCCGCATCGTCGATGGATCACCAATGACCGTGATCGTGTACGGCCCGGTCAACCGCTTCCCACTAACCGCGACCCCCGCACCATCGTCGAGGAAGAAAGTGCTGGCCACGATCCGTACCGCACCCCCACCACCGGAGATCTGCATCGCCTCCGCACCGGCACCACGCAACTCCTGCACCGCGTCGAGCAACGTCGCCGCCTCGACCGGCTTCGCCCCCGCCGAGAACGTCACCGTCAACCCCGGCCCCCGGGCCGGCAACCTGCCCGCCAGGATGCCCAGCTCATCCGCGCGCCGCGTCGCCTCGTCCAACGCCGCCTGCCGCCCCTGCGCACCCGACGCGAGCTGCCGCTGACTCTCCTCCAGCCCGGCGATGTCCTGACGCAGCCGCTCCTCCTGCGACTCCAGATCCGACAGGATCCGCACCAGGTCCTCCTGCCGCGTCGCCGCCAACTCCGGATCCGCCGAATTGCTCTTCAACTGGACCACCAGCGTGAACCCGAGCAGAGCCAACAACACCGCGATGATCACACTGGCGCCGCTCCAACGAGACCGCCCCGCCACCGGCTCCCGCGCCGGACCAGCCGGCTCGCCCACCTGGTCCACGTCCGAATCGAGCCGCGAAGCCGACGGATCGTCCACACCATCGGGGTCATCCGCCACCGGATCACCCACGCCAGGACGTACCCCGGCCGACCCGCCGCCGCTGCCACCCTCGGCGACCACCGACCGACGCAGACCAGCCAGGTCCACCGTCGGCCCGTCCGCCAACCCAACCCCCTCGGAGCCCGCAGACTCCGCACCGGACCCCTCCGGTACGGCATCGACCGGCAACGCGCCACCCACCGGCACCGTCGCCTCGGCATCGGACCCGCTCTGTCGCTGCTCGTCGCTCATCGCCAGAAACCTACGCCCGGAACAGGTGCCGGCGGATCGCCGCCACGTTGCCGAAAATCCGGACACCGAGGACCACCACGACACCTGTGGACAACTGACCACCCACACCCAACTGGTCACCCAGATACACGATCACGCCCGCCACCAGCACGTTCGAGATGAACGAGATCACGAACTGCTTGTCATCGAAGATGCCGTCGAGCTTCGCCCGGACCCCACCGAACACCGCGTCCAGCGCCGCGACCACGGCAATCGGCAGATACGGCAGCAACGCCGCAGGCACCGTCGGGTCCAGCACCACGCCAAGCACAACGCCGGCGAGCAACGCGAGTACAGGGATCATCGGCCGCCTCCGGAGGGACTGAGGGATTTACCAGCGCCAGGCGACGCCGGACTGTTGGACGGTCCCGTACCCGACGGCACCGGTGACCCGGGAGCAGACGGCGACACCGAGGGGACGGCATAACGCAACTGAGGTTCACTCGCCGCCGGAAGAGTCAGATCATCGGCGCCGCGTACGTCGAACGACATACCGTGCTCGGCCGCCACCTGCCGCAACAGCGCCGCCGCACCACTGTTACGGAACTTCCGCTCCAACTGACTCGGGCCGATCGCGGACACCTCGTACGGACCCGTCACCGGCCGGAAGTCGACCAGGATCGCCCCACCGGCAGCCCGGATCGTCGACGTCGCGGTGAGCCGCTGACCATTGATCGAAACCGCCTCGGCGCCCGCACTCCACAGGGCATTCGCGATGTCCTGAAGATCCCGGTCCAACACCTTGCCGAGGTTAGTACCGGCCACCCCGGTCACCGCATCGGGCTCCGACGGACCATCGGCGACACGCACCGCCACACCGTCGCCCCGTACCCGACCCAATCCGGTGGCCGCCTCCAGGTCGCGCAACCGCGCCGCGTCGCTACCGGACAGAGCCGCGTCCCGCTGCCGGTTCACGTCCCCCCGCAGCTCGTCGGCCCGACGAGCCAACTGGTCGGTCTCGCTCTCCCGCTGCTTGATCTGCGCCACCAACCCGGCCCTCGCCTGACTGCGACCCGGCTCCCCCTCGATCGTCTGCCGGTACGCCAACGCCAGCAGGAACCCCAGCGCGACCAGGGTGACCAGGGTGACCACCCGGATCGACGACCGCCGCCACCCGGTCGGTCCACGGCCCGCGCGACGACTCGCCGCCGCATCCGAGTAGCCGGGATCAAGCGGATTCTGGAACAGCTCGGTGAGGAAATCCGGGGCGTACTTCCGCTCCGGTCCACGCCCGGCGTTCATCCGGTCTCCCGGCCGTGAGCCCCGATCAGGCGCGCGGCCTGGATGAGATAGAACACGCCGGCGGCCCAGTAGAGCACCAGGCCCCACCACGCCAGCCCCCAGCCAATCGCACCGGCCGCCGTTGCCGCACCGGGCACGGCGTCCGCGAGCAGCAGTGTCGGGAAGGCGGCAAGCAGGATGAACGTGGCCGTCTTGCCGAGATAGTGCACCGGCGGCGGGCCGTAGCCGTGCCGACGTAGGACGAGCAGGGAAACGAAGAGCATCAGCTCACGGGCGAGCAGCG
The Micromonospora pisi DNA segment above includes these coding regions:
- the odhI gene encoding oxoglutarate dehydrogenase inhibitor Odhl, yielding MTRPDDEFPPLDVTSTLNLGALDEVLEGPDADVVPSRMSGSLPPGMALLVVRRGPNAGARFLLDHDVTTSGRHPDSDIFLDDVTVSRRHAEFHRDGGTFTVRDVGSLNGTYVNRERVEAATLSNGDEVQIGKFRLVFIAGPRPEEEAGRG
- the gcvH gene encoding glycine cleavage system protein GcvH, which produces MIPEDLRYTAEHEWVAGDGSGSVRVGITHFAQDALGDIVYVQLPEEGAVVEAGESLGEIESTKSVSEIYAPVSGTVVARNGELTDTPELINTDPYGAGWLVEIAPGGPAAVEGLLSAAAYRELTES
- a CDS encoding DUF881 domain-containing protein: MSDEQRQSGSDAEATVPVGGALPVDAVPEGSGAESAGSEGVGLADGPTVDLAGLRRSVVAEGGSGGGSAGVRPGVGDPVADDPDGVDDPSASRLDSDVDQVGEPAGPAREPVAGRSRWSGASVIIAVLLALLGFTLVVQLKSNSADPELAATRQEDLVRILSDLESQEERLRQDIAGLEESQRQLASGAQGRQAALDEATRRADELGILAGRLPARGPGLTVTFSAGAKPVEAATLLDAVQELRGAGAEAMQISGGGGAVRIVASTFFLDDGAGVAVSGKRLTGPYTITVIGDPSTMRTALNIPGGVVASVTGDGGNVTVQEREVVDVSTLSAPLDLKHARPVS
- a CDS encoding small basic family protein — its product is MIPVLALLAGVVLGVVLDPTVPAALLPYLPIAVVAALDAVFGGVRAKLDGIFDDKQFVISFISNVLVAGVIVYLGDQLGVGGQLSTGVVVVLGVRIFGNVAAIRRHLFRA
- a CDS encoding DUF881 domain-containing protein, producing the protein MNAGRGPERKYAPDFLTELFQNPLDPGYSDAAASRRAGRGPTGWRRSSIRVVTLVTLVALGFLLALAYRQTIEGEPGRSQARAGLVAQIKQRESETDQLARRADELRGDVNRQRDAALSGSDAARLRDLEAATGLGRVRGDGVAVRVADGPSEPDAVTGVAGTNLGKVLDRDLQDIANALWSAGAEAVSINGQRLTATSTIRAAGGAILVDFRPVTGPYEVSAIGPSQLERKFRNSGAAALLRQVAAEHGMSFDVRGADDLTLPAASEPQLRYAVPSVSPSAPGSPVPSGTGPSNSPASPGAGKSLSPSGGGR